A genomic stretch from Telopea speciosissima isolate NSW1024214 ecotype Mountain lineage chromosome 7, Tspe_v1, whole genome shotgun sequence includes:
- the LOC122669004 gene encoding uncharacterized protein LOC122669004 yields MSGLLRFGSLAPKMKNLIVAGSLTGFVFGVYFYTMRAVGGTDELQVAIDRFEGEKHKKETETSIS; encoded by the coding sequence ATGTCTGGGCTTTTGAGGTTTGGCAGCCTTGCACCCAAGATGAAGAACCTGATTGTAGCTGGGAGCTTAACAGGGTTTGTCTTTGGGGTTTATTTCTACACTATGAGGGCTGTTGGGGGTACCGATGAGTTGCAGGTGGCCATTGACAGGTTTGAAGGGGAGAAACACAAGAAAGAAACTGAAACAAGCATTTCATAA